From the Penicillium oxalicum strain HP7-1 chromosome V, whole genome shotgun sequence genome, one window contains:
- a CDS encoding Calpain-like protease palB/RIM13 gives MTSPHGATLDLCVAQALRAEEAIASATSQKAALEAAINAAEQYMRTLSLAPVENKSQFDSRCKGLITRAEQIKATADWQRVARLKHVPKLEAPTSRRKLTTREEIIILEGAKLNGFIFPPWKQPPTLVDFDKPFTDSPDLHLSDCQREIFSGWKRPAELLRATNADHESRDASEPLMSVSDSSDLVQDVLTDCSVVASLCATTSRSERGLGNHASPVIYPREPESNLPALSPVGKYIFQFYFNGTFRRVIIDDRLPASKTERSLYVVDRNNPNFLLPALIEKAYLKVRGGYDFPGSNSGTDLWILTGWIPEQVFLHDQDATPDEIWQRLYFAFTYGDVLLTIGTGKLTETEENGLGLVSEHDYAILDMMELHGKRRFLLKNPWAGAVPSIGRERDEKSNLSHPLSPGTFWMDCEQVFQHFENLYLNWNPGLFKYREDIHFTWDLSQRRAQAGCFVRNPQFSARCDRGGTVWLLLGKHFKTEDQDFLDAEGGGLGFISIYVFRADGKRVSLNDMPLQRGPYVDSPNTLLRLDMPPHATYTVVISEQSLPSSSRNFTLTALSTSPVSLAPAQNSYMCVKKVTGSWTASTAGGNAESVRYSCNPQFSLEIFEKTDIAVLLESSEAELATHVKLFWSNGQRIARVRSRDIIADSGDYRRGCSLAEAKSLDKGVYTVVCSTFACDQFGQFELWVSSSVPCVVKPLASESAGRRRTVSSIGILTPGSDRMLAPLHVPRMTRIKLIGRSRSSTLGSRSVGPSPSLMTVELGQGPYKTVLAASEDGTHCDAPSGVRVDDFDLAPAADPRQKIWIVIQRIGGPGGQVEDQFEVEALAEERVEIGEWIVEDE, from the exons ATGACTAGCCCCCATGGAGCTACGTTAGATCTCTGTGTTGCTCAAGCATTG CGAGCCGAAGAAGCCATAGCTTCCGCCACCTCTCAGAAAGCGGCTCTAGAAGCTGCGATCAATGCCGCGGAGCAGTACATGCGAACTCTCAGTCTCGCGCCGGTCGAAAATAAAAGCCAGTTTGACTCAAGATGCAAGGGTCTGATTACTCGCGCCGAGCAAATCAAGGCGACTGCGGACTGGCAAAGAGTGGCCCGTCTCAAACATGTCCCCAAGCTGGAAGCACCTACTTCAAGACGCAAGCTTACGACTCGTGAAGAAATCATCATTCTCGAAGGAGCAAAGCTGAATGGATTCATCTTCCCACCCTGGAAGCAACCACCTACCCTGGTGGACTTTGACAAACCATTCAC AGACTCCCCGGACCTGCATCTGTCAGATTGCCAGAGAGAAATATTTTCAGGGTGGAAACGACCCGCTGAACTGCTACGGGCGACAAATGCTGATCACGAGAGCCGAGATGCGTCGGAGCCGTTGATGTCAGTCTCAGACTCCTCGGATCTCGTGCAAGATGTCCTGACCGACTGCTCTGTGGTTGCCAGTCTCTGCGCAACTACCTCTCGATCAGAACGAGGGCTAGGGAAC CATGCTTCACCGGTGATCTACCCGCGCGAGCCTGAATCCAATCTGCCGGCTCTGTCGCCTGTGGGCAAATACATCTTTCAGTTTTACTTCAATGGAACATTCCGAAGAGTCATCATAGATGATCGACTGCCTGCTTCCAAAACCGAAAGGTCTCTCTATGTGGTGGATCGCAACAATCCAAACTTCCTATTGCCGGCGCTGATTGAGAAAGCCTATCTCAAAGTCCGCGGTGGCTATGATTTTCCGGGAAGTAATTCAGGGACTGACCTGTGGATCTTGACTGGATGGATTCCGGAGCAGGTATTCCTTCATGATCAGGACGCGACCCCGGATGAAATTTGGCAACGATTATATTTTGCTTTTACTTATGGCGACGTGCTACTCACGATTGGGACTGGGAAATTAACGGAGACAGAAGAAAACGGCCTGGGTCTCGTCAGTGAGCATGACTACGCCATTCTCGACATGATGGAGCTTCACGGCAAACGTCGGTTCTTGCTCAAGAATCCATGGGCAGGCGCGGTACCCAGCATTGGGCGAGAGAGGGATGAGAAATCGAATCTTTCACATCCTCTTTCCCCTGGAACATTTTGGATGGATTGCGAGCAAGTTTTCCAACATTTCGAGAATTTGTACCTCAACTGGAATCCTGGTCTGTTCAAGTATCGTGAAGATATCCATTTTACCTGGGACTTGTCTCAACGGCGGGCTCAGGCCGGTTGCTTCGTGAGGAATCCCCAGTTTTCAGCACGTTGCGATCGCGGTGGTACAGTATGGTTGCTTCTGGGCAAGCATTTCAAGACTGAGGACCAAGATTTCCTGGATGCGGAGGGCGGCGGCCTTGGTTTCATCAGCATCTATGTGTTTCGGGCAGATGGCAAAAGGGTGTCGCTGAATGACATGCCTTTACAGCGTGGCCCATATGTCGACTCTCCCAACACCCTCCTCAGGCTCGACATGCCACCGCACGCGACGTACACCGTGGTGATATCGGAGCAGTCTTTACCATCGTCGAGCAGAAACTTCACCCTTACTGCATTGTCCACTTCTCCGGTTTCCCTAGCACCTGCACAAAACAGCTACATGTGCGTGAAGAAAGTGACTGGGTCGTGGACAGCATCAACGGCGGGTGGAAACGCGGAGTCGGTTCGATATTCTTGCAACCCGCAATTCAGTCTCGAGATCTTTGAAAAGACCGACATCGCTGTCCTGTTGGAATCAAGCGAAGCCGAGCTAGCCACGCATGTGAAGCTTTTCTGGTCCAATGGACAGCGTATCGCGCGGGTTCGAAGTCGCGATATCATCGCAGATAGTGGTGACTATCGCCGCGGGTGTTCTTTGGCAGAAGCGAAATCGCTCGACAAAGGGGTCTACACCGTGGTATGCTCGACCTTTGCTTGCGATCAGTTCGGACAATTCGAGCTATGGGTTTCCTCGTCGGTCCCGTGTGTTGTGAAACCCCTGGCCTCTGAATCCGCTGGTCGCCGCCGGACCGTCTCCTCCATCGGCATTTTGACACCGGGAAGTGATCGCATGCTGGCGCCCTTGCACGTGCCCCGAATGACCCGAATCAAACTCATCGGAAGAAGCAGATCGTCCACCCTCGGATCTCGCTCAGTTGGTCCCTCGCCGTCCCTGATGACTGTTGAGCTAGGCCAGGGTCCTTATAAGACAGTACTGGCAGCCTCTGAGGACGGTACCCATTGCGATGCCCCATCGGGGGTGCGCGTGGACGATTTTGATCTTGCGCCTGCCGCCGATCCTCGACAAAAGATCTGGATTGTCATTCAACGCATTGGCGGGCCGGGGGGACAAGTCGAAGATCAGTTTGAGGTGGAGGCATTAGCTGAGGAGCGAGTTGAGATTGGAGAGTGGATTGTAGAGGATGAATGA